One Mycolicibacterium parafortuitum DNA segment encodes these proteins:
- a CDS encoding FkbM family methyltransferase, translating into MKPLAAAERVARRSMFIRSAHSIMRGALDKARGHGVVNKNGEGVVGLIDVGSVGPLPRPWHQRCELVSHVLKFEPRDASDEKPHVVTIDAALWSSPATLPFYVYRGAAGQGSSLYQQNVEYVRENFETLRNIGPAHFADTWFERAHLDHIEEIECTTLDAVLKERPETYHVLKIDARGAERQILEGARDYLSSGNCVALHLELFKLPLYIGISLRPDVEDFVDSFGFSLVKEYPAHGSFDSQNDCIFLRRGASGPVADAIRDAYGLS; encoded by the coding sequence CATGTTCATTCGATCTGCGCATTCAATTATGAGAGGAGCCCTGGATAAGGCACGCGGGCATGGCGTCGTCAATAAAAATGGCGAAGGCGTTGTAGGCCTAATCGACGTAGGCTCAGTAGGCCCGCTCCCCCGCCCTTGGCATCAACGCTGCGAGCTTGTCAGCCACGTCCTGAAATTCGAACCACGGGATGCGAGCGATGAGAAGCCACACGTGGTCACCATTGACGCCGCTCTGTGGAGTAGTCCAGCCACGCTGCCTTTCTACGTCTATAGGGGTGCGGCGGGCCAGGGTTCGTCCCTTTACCAACAGAATGTCGAATATGTCCGCGAGAACTTCGAGACACTGCGCAATATCGGCCCCGCCCACTTCGCCGATACGTGGTTCGAGCGAGCCCATCTAGATCACATTGAAGAAATAGAGTGCACAACTCTTGATGCTGTGCTCAAGGAACGCCCGGAGACTTACCACGTACTCAAGATCGATGCCCGAGGCGCTGAACGCCAGATTCTTGAAGGTGCACGCGATTACCTGTCTAGCGGGAACTGCGTGGCCCTTCACCTTGAATTGTTCAAGCTTCCGCTTTACATCGGGATTTCGTTAAGGCCGGATGTAGAGGATTTCGTCGACAGCTTTGGGTTCAGTCTAGTGAAGGAATACCCAGCTCACGGCTCCTTTGACTCACAAAACGACTGCATTTTCCTCCGAAGAGGAGCCTCTGGCCCGGTTGCTGACGCCATCCGCGACGCTTATGGCTTGAGTTGA